From one Solanum lycopersicum chromosome 12, SLM_r2.1 genomic stretch:
- the LOC138340391 gene encoding uncharacterized protein — MSCFVTGVSEDLQEKCHLAMLNDNMSISRLMVHARRVDEARDKRKSRDGKREKSFDGGSSKNRLEIQDKPRFKKQVSNQVPYKFPKARSDRESNPKFKRGKCTNSPNEKPTCAKCKKVHFGEFLVGTRNYFSCGKSGHKMRFCPNLKSQNKSSGQAQASDSSDAPKKNHFYALRYRLEQETSPDVVTVSNPVVESVVAKRVYRNCPIMLPNRVSYVDQVELNMLDFDIILGQEWRGLTSLMNPLLSGKGEILFLEVVLSLV; from the exons ATGAGCTGTTTTGTGACGGGGGTGTCGGAGGACTTACAAGAGAAGTGCCATTTGGCCATGCTAAATGACAACATGAGCATTTCCCGCCTTATGGTGCATGCAAGAAGGGTTGATGAGGCAAGGGATAAGAGAAAAAGTAGAGATggtaaaagagaaaaatcatttgatggaggttcttcaaaaaataggcttgaaatacaagacaagcctagatttaagaaaCAAGTTTCAAATCAAGTCCCTTACAAGTTCCCAAAAGCTAGGAGTGATAGAGAgtctaaccctaaattcaagAGGGGAAAATGTACTAATTCACCAAATGAGAAGCCTACATGTGCCAAGTGTAAGAAGGTTCATTTTGGTGAGTTCTTGGTAGGAACGAGAAATTACTttagttgtggcaagagtggtcacaagaTGAGATTTTGTCCAAATTTGAAGAGTCAAAATAAAAgtagtggtcaagctcaagcaagtgattctagtgatgctccaaagaagaaccacttttatgctctccgctATAGActtgagcaagagacttctcctgaCGTGGTGActg TGTCTAATCCGGTGGTTGAGTctgttgttgcaaaaagggtgtatagaaattgtccaataatgttgcccaatagagtttcttatgttgatcaaGTAGAACtcaatatgcttgattttgatattatattag gacaagagtggCGAGGTTTAACTTCCTTAATGAACCCGTTGTTGAGTggaaagggggaaattctattcctagaggtcgtattatctcttgtctaa